Proteins found in one Anopheles aquasalis chromosome 3, idAnoAquaMG_Q_19, whole genome shotgun sequence genomic segment:
- the LOC126578067 gene encoding small integral membrane protein 13, whose translation MNVQDGINAAFSVLVSVFIVIVLVCLGWYLVWKLFLSRFKLVRELLGIAQSNEHTPVHSSSTGLVGKEYSAHTGGGAVNSTLAAEGKTRVRRVRRD comes from the exons ATGAACGTGCAGGACGGTATTAATGCTGCCTTTTCGGTGCTCGTTTCGGTGTTTATCGTGATAGTGTTGGTTTGTTTAG GCTGGTACCTGGTCTGGAAACTGTTTCTCTCCCGCTTCAAGCTGGTCCGTGAGCTGCTAGGAATCGCGCAATCGAACGAACACACTCCggtccacagcagcagcaccggtttGGTGGGCAAAGAGTATTCTGCGCACACTGGTGGAGGCGCAGTTAATAGTACGCTAGCAGCCGAGGGCAAGACGCGGGTACGTCGAGTACGGCGTGATTAG
- the LOC126578061 gene encoding N-alpha-acetyltransferase daf-31 → MNIRCAKPEDLMNMQHCNLLCLPENYQMKYYFYHGLTWPQLSYVAEDEKGNIVGYVLAKMEEPEPGEESTHGHITSLAVKRSYRRLGLAQKLMNQASKAMVECFNAHYVSLHVRKSNRAALNLYTNSLKFKILEIEPKYYADGEDAYSMRRDLSELAGGDQERPALEDGTDAGGDGTIINNHRDAGHAGHDGHCC, encoded by the coding sequence ATGAATATCCGTTGCGCGAAACCGGAAGACTTGATGAACATGCAGCACTGCAATCTGCTGTGCCTGCCGGAGAACTATCAGATGAAGTACTACTTCTACCACGGGCTAACCTGGCCCCAGCTTAGCTACGTGGCGGAGGACGAGAAGGGCAATATCGTGGGGTACGTGCTGGCGAAGATGGAGGAACCAGAACCGGGCGAGGAGAGCACGCACGGCCACATTACCTCGCTAGCCGTAAAGCGATCCTACCGCAGGCTAGGGCTAGCGCAGAAGCTCATGAACCAAGCATCGAAAGCGATGGTCGAGTGCTTCAATGCACACTACGTGTCGCTGCACGTTCGCAAATCGAACCGCGCCGCACTCAATCTCTACACGAACTCGCTCAAATTCAAGATACTGGAGATTGAACCAAAGTACTACGCAGACGGTGAAGACGCTTACTCGATGCGCCGGGATCTATCGGAACTGGCGGGTGGAGACCAGGAACGGCCGGCGCTCGAAGATGGAACGGACGCGGGTGGCGATGGCACAATCATCAACAACCACAGAGACGCAGGACACGCCGGGCACGATGGTCACTGTTGCTAG